In Malaclemys terrapin pileata isolate rMalTer1 chromosome 10, rMalTer1.hap1, whole genome shotgun sequence, the DNA window CTCGTGGCATTTACAATCTAGCCAGGTTTGGAGCCAGTTGGAGCGGAGGGGGGAAGTAGATGACGTTTCACACTGTAGCACATGATGCTGTGTCCGGGGTTCTGTGGCTCGGTAGCTCGGTGCCGTCACAATGTCAGTGCAGCTGACAAGCCAAGGCAGCCCGCAGGTTTAGCTCAGATGCTTTCTGTGGACCACACTTGTCATTCTTGGTTGCTAAGGAGTCCTGCCTCAAGCCTTCTTCAGCCAATGCGGGGCAAGGCAAACATTAGTTCAGTAGCCTTTAACTTAAGTGCCCATGAATGAAGTAGCCTTATAGTCCCAGGCTACCCTCTGGTTTTCAATCAATCAGCAAGGCGCAAAGTCTGAGTGAAAGACCAAGGCATTACTGCCAGTTTTCAGCCTGAGTTCGGACAAACATAAAATTGCCAACCTGACGTGGACCGGCAGCCTATTTTGtctggtgcctcctgctgccAGCATTGACCACGGCCTGATGCCTCAGAAGATGATCCCCCATAAGGCACCTGACTGATCCAACTTGTGCCCATGGGGTGGAATTTCTCTGGTGCTCTGAAACACTTGGGCTTAGGATGCCCCTGGGAAGCTCTGAACCTAGCTACAAACATTTTGCTTATACACAGAAGTGGCTAATCCTCTTTTGAAGCCAGTTAAACCATTTGCCTGAATGacatcctgcagcagtgagttccatagaTTCATTATATGTTTCTTAGGCAAGTATTTCCAGATTGACCCCTTATCTTTCTTCAGCTCAGTTTGCTGGCCATTGTTGTATCCACTTTTCCCTGAGGCTCAGGTGAGTATAGAAGTAGCACGTGTTACAAATTCCTCTTATCGCTGAGGAGTCTAAGGTGCTATATGCTTTGTTCAGGCCTCGGCCTTGAGTTTTGACCATTAATAGTATCTCACTGAGCTCACAGCTGGTAGCAAGCCTGAAGCCCTTGTGGTGAGTTGGAGGAGAACAAAAAGGGCATCTTACGCCTCTGACCCCCTTCTCTAACAGGTTTCACCAgtctttgctttttaaatacaCCAGTTCTTCTCAGGGAGCCAGCCTCCCTTCCCACTTGGCGTTTGACTTGGCAAGATTCCCAAGCGTGACGCTGGCTTTTAAAGGTGGCCAAAACAACCTCCCCGCCCGCCCAACACACAAGCCAAGCGCCGTTTCTAATCATTGGGCCAAATCCACACCTGGTGTAagagtgtaactccactgacttcagctgcatCACACCTGCTTTGACAAGgtgggatctggcccagaatttaGCCATCTCTTGATAATGGGACGACCCCAGCACTGGGTGGGACAGAGATACATTTGCATAAACAATTAATTCAATCTCTCGACCCCGGATGAGCGACGGAACCCAGCTGGCCGTGCGTCAGAGTCAGCTCGTAACCAGGTGCAGTAAAAGATGCACGGCCTCTTTGATCGTTTTGTGAAGCCCTATTAAAGGTGCCAGGAATGTGCGGgcccctcccacagcctcctcGTTAATCACTGTGGATTGCACTCGCGCTGATGGCTCAGGAGAACTCCAGTGCAGAGAACGTCCAAGCAGGTCCTCGCGGCTCCAGGCTGAGAAAGACGGGAGAGATGCCCAAGCTCAAAGATACATCTCCTGAAATGGCAGCTGGGGGCAAACCCCTGTGACAGTAGAAGTAAAACTCTCCGCAGtttcaggatgcagggagggcaGGATGGAGGGAGAACGCCCAGGGACTCGCCAGGGGGACGGGACAGCTGCATCAAGGGCCCTGGTGCTCTAGAGTGGAGAGGAGGTTTGGGCAAGGGGCAGGTTTGGAGCTGGTTGGGCATGGTGGCACAATGCTTACCTTTGCCCATCTACAGAGGTCAGTGTGCTCTGTATGAGAAACCCCACTGGAAAGCCCCTGGCCCTGTGCCTGCCTGTCTGAGatctggggagggaaaggggctgaTTCTAGAAGGAGGCAGGCCAGTCAAAGGAATCCTCTTGGCTCAACATCTGCCTGGCATGGCCAGGTCACCTGGCTGCTCACAAGCCCAGGAGCTGGGAAAAGCCAAGCTCCAAGCGCCTTGCCCTCAGAGAGTGGGATTAGGATGGTTTATTGTGTGCTTGGCATTTAGCAggacaaggtccctgccccaaagggcttgcaGTGCAGCTAAACAGAGGACGAAGAGGAAGGGATACACCACGTAAGCAAAGTGATGGCGCGATAAGGATTGCTAGGAGCCCCGTTAGGTTCACTCTGGTCGCGTCCCTTTTATGCACTGGGCTGAGTAAATCGCCTCCTCTTCACCGCACTGAAAACCCCATGTGCAAATGCCTAGCGCAGGAGGATTCACCGGAGCGCACAGTTCCCAGAGGGTTCAGGTCTGTCCAGCGCAGCATCCCCCAGTCTGGCTTTAAGCCTGGGAAAGGTCCTTGGTGCTCTGGTAACTTGTCCCCTAAAAGCTCTATGGCATCAGGTGAAGGGGATTGCAGTTTATTTTGtaatgggcagccagggagctctggcGTCCAGGCAGACACTGGCTAGCAGGTCACATATGAATGGGGTGGACGTAGTTCCGTGGAAACAGGCCGATTCGCCCACAGATCTTCCCTCTCCACCAGTTGGGGTCGGGGCAGTCCAGCACCTCGATGATGTCTCCTCTGTAGAAGGCCAGCTGGGACGGGTCGTGGGAGGAGAAGTCAAACTGAGCCTGGACGAACTTCGGCTTCTTCACCTGCAGTGAAACCAAGCGAGAGAGGAGTCAGGAGGGAAAGACAGAGGAGGCATCAAAGCTTTACACAGGCAAATTCTGCTTCCCCCCTCTGCCCTCAGCTGCAGGGAATTACGGGCAGGTGCTGCCACCAGTGCTGGGGAGGGAATTCAGTCTGCTGACATGGGACACTGGGAGCCTCCTGGCAAGGAATgggcaggggtggaggtgggCGTCTGAAAGCTTTTGCTAAAGGGACCGTGCCCTGGATGCTGAGTACAAACACGGACATGTCCATGACCCACCATCACCTCTTTCCCCCGACTGACAATGCGGGGTCCTAGCTTCCGCTGGGGTAAATCCGCAGAACTCTTCAGAAGCCAAAGATTCGGGCTGATTTACTGAAAATCTGCAAAGTCTGCGTCCCGAGCCGAACGTTCCCCAACATCCAGCCATTCAGATCTGCTCGCTCTGGCTCTAGATCCCTGCAACATTAGCTGCCCGCTTACCATCCATCGACTTTCACCACATTTCCTTACCGGCCCGGGGCCTTGCTTTATCCGAGCAGCGCCCTAGAAACCCTCGCGGGGCATCTGCCCCCTCAGAGACAAAAGCAAGTCGTGCCCCCAGAAGCAGAGCTGCCTGTGCCCGATAAAAGTGGACCTAGGACCAGCGCTGTTCTGGTTGGTGGTGGACTGAGTATATTGCTggttcccaccccagccctgagtggCGCGCTGGGCATTAGCCGTCAGCTAGCGCTGTTGCTGCTAGCCCAGGGGTACACCGAATCCAGCCCCTTTTCAGGCTTCCTCTCCCGTTCGCTTCGTTCTCCATTTCTCTGCCCTCGGCACGTTGAAGGACAGCTCTGCATGTCTCGGGCTGCACCGCGCTCCTGCGATTAAGCTGCAGGCCCAGAGCCAGGCTTTGCagctgggtggcaggagagagattggCAGGACACCCAGGGCTCTGCAAACCTGGCAGCATGCAAAACAGTCTCACCtagagctgggggaggagagagaggcaggaacccctcccccagcaatggGTTCAGCCTGAGTAACTATAGTatagacataagaacagccacactgggtcagaccaatggtccagctagcccagtaccctggCTTCCGACAGTGgttagtgccagatgcttcagagggaatgaacagaacagggcaattatcgagtgatccatcccctgtcgcccagtcccagcggctggcagtcagaggcttagggacactcagagcttggggttgcaccgctgaccaccttggctaatagccactgctggacctgtcctccatgaacataCCTAATTCGTTTTTGACCCCAGTTACACGTTTGGCCTTCACAGCGCTCCCTGGCAACGAGTTCGACACGTTGGCTGTGCgtcgtgtgaagaaatacttccttttgttcgttttcaagctgctgcctgttcatttcattgggtaaatcctggttcttgtgttacgtgaaggggtaaataacactccctCATTCACATtctccatgattttatagacctctatcatatccccgcttagtcctctcttttctaagatgaacagtcctagtctttctAATCTCTTCTCAGATGGACGctgttcatttttgttgcccttctctgtactttttccaattccaatatatcacttttgagatggggtgaccagaactgtgcacgcagtattcaaggtgggggcgtaccgtggatttatatggTGGCATTAGGATattgtctgttttattttctatccctttcctaatggttcctaacgttcactttttggactgctgctgcacatggagcagatgttttcagagaactctccacagtgactttcttgagtggtaacagctaacttagatCCCATCCttttgtatggatagttgggattctgtttttccatgtgcattacttttgcaTTGATCAAGATTGAATTTCATCCGCCActgttgcccactcacccagttttgtgagatccctttgtaactcttaacagtcagctttggacttaactatcttgagtaattttgtattgtgtgtaaagtttgccacctcactgtttacccccttttccagatcatttatgaatacgttgaccAGCACTGGTCCAGGGAACCCCACTGTTTACtgtgaaaatggaccatttattcctacctttggtttcctgtcttttaaccagttactgatccatgagaggaccttcccttttatcccatgacaacttaatttacgtaagagcctttggtgtgggaccttgtcaaaggctttctgacagTCCAAGTACACTTTATCCAGTGGAttgcccttgtccacatgttggttgacaccctcaaagaattctaacagccTGTGGCTGTGTCCTCTGTGCCTGTTATACCACGCGTATTGTGAAGTGGCTGCACTGGGGCCTTGCCTTGTGATTTGGCTGGTGAGCAGTAGGCCTGCTGGGCTGGGCACTGCCCTCTCCTTCTTTCGCAACCCTCCTGGAGTGACCTGTATGGGCAGCCGAACAGCCTTGTACCTCATGGTTCTGGTCGTCGTCTCTCAGGAAGATCTGTTGCTTTTTGGCGATGGTCGTGGTCCTGTAGAAATCCACCAGCTCGTTCAAGGAGTTGAACTTCTCTTCCCAGAGGAAATATTTGCCATTCCTTTCTCGGAGTACCTTGAAATGCTGGACGTGCTCCCCATAGCTGTGGATACATTCAGAGAAGAGAGCGGTTATTCTGAAAGGTGGGCTTTAAAGCAGCTGTGTCacaactcccctcctctccccccagaacCAGCCCATAGGGATATTTATCCAGCCCCTCCGGCCGGATCCGATTCTGCAGCACCTGAGCTCTTGTTTCTGGCCTGTCTGTTGCAAAAGCCAGCGCCCTGGTTTATAACAATCGGCGCTCCGGTACCAGAACACACGGCTCTGCAAGCTAGGCCCTCAGGCCTCAATCCCCCGTGTGGACCCCTGCTCAACTTTACACGCACGATGGGACCACTCGCACACCCACCGCTTGGCGTGTGCCCAAGTGTCTGCAGAACGGGGGCCCAAGCGTGCAAGCCGAACCTGACGGGGAGGAACGGCGGGTTCCAAAACCCGGGCTTCAGATCACCCGCTTGGCGTCCTGACTGCATTTGAATCTTCCCATCACTTGCACAACGCTAATAACTAATAACCTGCCCTTCACCAGCCCCTTTCATCTGAGGTGCGCCGGGCGCTTTGCAcctgttaattaattaattaagccttgcAACACCCCTAGGAGTAGAGGAGTATTTTTCTAGTTATTTAAtggataaggaaactgaggcagggtgaacATAAGTGGCTTGCCCACGTCCTCtcagtgagtcagtagcagagaaGGCAATACAGCCCAGGCGGGGGGCCGAgctgtctctgctgcccattcCTTCCATTGCAGTCTGCTCTGGTTGCAAGGGGAGATATTGGTTCATGCTAACAGAGGGATGATCAGTATCTACTTCACAGAGGTGCAGACGAGCCCATATTCCTTGCGAACTACAGGACCACAGGTTTGTTTCCCATGCACCCTGGTAGTGGTAAAGCAGAGTACGGCCAAAGATAACACATCTGGGTAGGTGTGTTACAAACACACTGATGGTGTTGCTGATAGAGAAGACGGTTGCATCAGCACTTTTATCCCACCCAGCTCGTAATTATTCCTGATGCTTAATTCCTACTGCTTGACGTTGCAGGCCCATGACGGTTGTGCGAGGTGCTGGGCATGATGACCTCAGCAAATATTCACTTCCCACCGTCAGCTAGATCTGCCCAGTGAGATTAAACGTGTCTGCGGATAAAAACAGGGGTGTATTTGAAAGTGGCAACACACGGCTTGATTTGCCTGAACTGGgacaaacttgtttttgtttcaacACGAGCCCAGTGTCTGCTCAGGGCTGTTTGTACTGATGCAGCTAAGGGGGAATGGAAAACATGGGATAATGTGGTGTTGGCTTTATTGTGCTGGGAAGGGACATTTGCATTACTACTACTGATGTTAGCAATAAGTGATCAGAACGGGGCTCTACCTGTCTGTCTACTCTCTGCCCTCCATTAAGGCAGAGTTAACGTTGATCTTCAGTCTCAACCTCTAAAAACCCGTGAATAAAGAGTTAAGGTACATACCTAGTGTAaaccacttaagtcaatgtaaaccagtgtaactgagatcacaaCCTGGGCGCCGGGTCGCTCAGGTGTGTAGGAGAAAAAACGCATCAAGGGTTTTAGAAATCTAAGCTAACGCCTTGCACTGCCCCGGGAACTGAACGGGAACTCGATGGAGTGCAGGTGTAATGTGCTCCCTgggtggtagggtgaccatactcccaaagggaaaacggggcccacccccactcccccccgcgaggctgttgctggaaccctgtctctccctgcacccccagccctgctcccccgctgcGTAGGGCTGGCATGGCCCTTTGCCCCCCCGCACATTCCTCCGCACCACACCCCACTTTTGTCAAAAGTGGGTATTTGTCccttttgctcttgccaactgatcaacttggcaagagcaaacaggacaaataccatctttgccaaaaaaaaaaaaaagttgggatgaccgggacagggcttaaaaaagggactgtcctggccacaatgggacatgtggtcacccGAGATGTTCTGCTAAGCTACCAGCCAGCTGCATtctttaatggagatatcccatctcctagaactggaagggaccttggtcatcgagtccagccccctgccttcactagcaggaccaagtattgatttttgccctagatccctaagtggtcccctcaaggattgaactcacaactctgagtttagcaagccaatgctcaaaccactgagccatccctcccctaCTCACCCTTGTGCAGCAGGCTAGCACAGTGCCTATACATGGCCTATCTTGCTGACTAATATGGTCTCGTGTCCTGGGGCTCCCACCCCTGtctgtgtccatctgttgtctcagACTTAGGCTGGaggctcttggggcagggactgcctttttgtcctctttgtacagcacctagcacagtagcCTGGCCCACGACTAGCGCTCCTAGGAGCGACACCACTATGCATAACAATAAAGCATCAGAGCAGCCAGttgcacagaactggaggggaagaaaggaacGCACCTTCCCAGAAACTATATGCAGACTCGACAGCTGAAAGTCAGAAAAGAACAGCCCCGTTACGCCGCAGGGTCTGTGCTGCGGATCAGAACTCGGCCCTGGTGGCTAAAGCCCATAAAACAGAATAGCCACCTGGACGCCATGGGCAACACAATGTCTTTTTATGAAATGAGTCACTGACTTTCCGTCCCGGGAGGCTGACGTCCCCCGGGCGGCTGGGATCACATCTCCCATTTACAGCCCCGCTGAATGGGGAAGCTTTCGGCACAGGGGTGTGGAGCTGAGCGTGCCTGGCCCTGCTTCCCTTTCCTGTAATGACGGCAGGGCCCAGAGACGCAGGCAGAGTGTGGCCTGGATTTGCCGTGGAATTAAATACAGGGGCGGTACAGTCCCTTTGTGACTGTAAAAATCTCCCCCTGGATTCTCCGTTACTCCATGGGGCAGGAccagagggcagggggttgagaggGCTTTGAGCCTCCATTACCCTGCTGGTATTGTGGGGTAGGTTAGATTGGCTTTGGGGTGGCTCCAACTTGTGCTCGGCTTCCCATGGACCCTAGGAAGCAGAAAATAGCCATAGTGCAATGTGCTCCCGCAGCCCTGAAAATCCAGCTCCCGACCCTTTATCCCTGGATTGCTAGCTCTGCAGTGGGACAAAGCAAAGCCCCGGCGCGGAACACCCGAACCTCTGGGACATCTGGATCTGGAGCCAAATGCATCTCTGATCTCAAGGCTGGCTGTCAAATCCTCCCTCTTGTTTGGAAAGGGTTTATCCTGGCTTTGTTTCAGGGGGATATCAAATCTCCCCCAGACTTCGTCAGCACCGTCCCCAGGTCCCCCGGGGCAGGCTGAGCCCCGGAATAACCAGGCTGGTGACTGAGCTGTGACAATGAGAACCGGGGAGTGGCTCTTCGCGGCAGGGAGCCTTGGCGGGTCTGGGCATGCCGTGGAAAATGCTGGAGGCCAGTTGTAAGGAAGGGGCAGCAAAGAGGTAACAGCTGCCCGAGCTTGGAGTTGCTGCAGGAGTTCAGCACAACAGGGGTGTGGCCTGGGAAGCGGGTCAGTATAAATAGGaagggggggcgggcagggcagcCTGGCTCATTTGAGGTGGGTGGAGTTTGCTGAGGAAGGGCTAGTGTGAAAGGTTGTGCTGTGGAGGTTACAATACGGTGAGTGaaggacattttaaaacacagagaCCCATATAGCAAAAAACTTCCTTAGGGAGAGCACGAGACCTGTCAAAGCGACTTTAACTTCAATACAGGACAAAGGCATTGTTACAAAGCTATGTTCTAGGCAGACACAACGACTATATAtcaggtgcacacacacacagctgggtctagagccgtggttctcaaccaggggtctgggaccccctgggagctgcgagcaggtcttgggggtccaccaagcagggccagcattagactcgctggggcccaggacagaaagccccacggcctggggctgaagccaaagcctgagcaatgtagctttgcaggACCCAGGCAATTGCTTGCTTGCTGCTCCCTAAcgccagctagggtgaccagacagcaagtgtgaaaaatcgggacggagggtggggggtaataggagcctatataagaacaagccccaaatattgggactgccctataaaattgggacatctggtcaccctaacaccgGCCCtcgcttttatatgcagaaaaccagttgtggcaCAAGGGgcccgtggagtttttatagcttggtgggggtggggggagggggctccaaaagaaacaggttgagaacccctggtctagagcacAGATCGTTCAATTGCAAAATACAGGCTGCTACTGCCTGATCTGAAGGAGCACTCCACTCTACTGGCATTGTTAGGTCATTTATCCTCTGTGGGTGTGGCCACTAGAGGGCGAtatcactctcacacacacaaagccagcCACTAAGGCACTGAATCTCTCTCCAAATGTGTGAGTCATAGGAAGTGAGAGACAGACCGGCTGCACAGGGCTAGCTGAGGAGAGCATTCGCCCCTGGGTGCCTTCCTGTAGTGGCTGATGGCTGGTTACAGAGCGCCGACTCCTAAGGGAGTTTGGGTAAGTCAGGAGACAAATGAGAACGCCACGAGGAGCTGTGTGAGTCTATCTGCTACAGCCAGCAAGAGGTTAGCGTTTGGGGTAGTGAAATGGAGACGCCCCAAATGCAAGGTGGCGATTAAAGGAGAAAGCCAGACTTAGGCATTCGCCAGCCACCGACGCTAAGTGCTGACTCAGACCCAGCCAGAGATTCCTGCCATCCCACAAGGCTGAAAAGAGACAGTAAGAAGCTAGGATCAACCCCCCACCAGCTACTCTCCTTGGCCGGCTTGCTCCTGCCTCCTAAGGGTTGGTCTGTTCAGGCCCTCCGGGCACATCCCTTTGGGTGCAGTATGGGAGGGTTCCACATGAGCCCCTGGGGTTTAATTGGATGGGCCATGAGGAGTATCAGGAAGATTTATGGATGGGGATGCTGGGCTTGGTCCTGCTGGGACTCACTGAATTCCCGCTGGGACATGGGAACAGAAC includes these proteins:
- the GRAP gene encoding GRB2-related adapter protein isoform X1, whose translation is MESVALYSFQATEKDELPFRKGDTLKILNMEDDQNWYKAELYGSEGFIPKNYIKVKPHPWYAGRISRHLAEEMLLKRKHLGAFLIRESESAPGEFSISVNYGEHVQHFKVLRERNGKYFLWEEKFNSLNELVDFYRTTTIAKKQQIFLRDDDQNHEVQGCSAAHTGHSRRVAKEGEGSAQPSRPTAHQPNHKVKKPKFVQAQFDFSSHDPSQLAFYRGDIIEVLDCPDPNWWRGKICGRIGLFPRNYVHPIHM
- the GRAP gene encoding GRB2-related adapter protein isoform X2, whose translation is MESVALYSFQATEKDELPFRKGDTLKILNMEDDQNWYKAELYGSEGFIPKNYIKVKPHPWYAGRISRHLAEEMLLKRKHLGAFLIRESESAPGEFSISVNYGEHVQHFKVLRERNGKYFLWEEKFNSLNELVDFYRTTTIAKKQQIFLRDDDQNHEVKKPKFVQAQFDFSSHDPSQLAFYRGDIIEVLDCPDPNWWRGKICGRIGLFPRNYVHPIHM